A genome region from Chryseobacterium sp. G0186 includes the following:
- a CDS encoding efflux RND transporter permease subunit, whose translation MRKFVQNIVSFSLKNSLIVLLGTFLLLAGGIYSYMHTPIEAFPDVTNTRVRVITQWPGRSAEEIEKFVTLPISKEMNAIPNKTSVRSISLFGLSVVTVIFDDHVNDFYAQQYASNKLGNVNLPGGAEYSIEPPSGATGEIYRYIIKSKLPIKEVTAIQDWVVERELLAVPGVADVVSFGGEEKTYEIKINPTELHNYDLSPLDVYEAVSKSNINVGGDVVAKGDQAYVVRGIGLLEKKEDIENIQIEVKGSTPILVKHVAEVKVSAKPRLGQVGYNKENDVVEGIVIMLRGENPSEVIARLKDRIEQLNGGELPGDVQIVPIIDRTELVNTTVHTVSKNLIEGVILVSIIVFIFLYNWRTTFIVASVIPLAFLFAIIMLKIQGLPANLISMGALDFGLLLEGTLVIVEHVFVALELKAKKIGLRRFNKISKLGIIKKSAGSVASYIFFALLILIVALMPIFSFQKVEGKMFSPLAFTLGYALLGSLILSLTYVPAMCKLLLTKNIEEKENFISRFFRVNIYRIYEFSDRHKKGFVIGFIALLALCGWRFSNYGSEFLPKLNEGAIYVRATLPNSVNLDESVRLTKEMKEILMKYDEVKFVMTQTGRPNDGTDPTGFFNIEFNIQLKPEKEWKKKISKEELLEEMRVSLEKYPGINFGFSQPIQDNVEEYVAGVKAPLVIKIFGNDLFELESYANKVANSIRTVPGISDVNVFKNIGLPELRIQLHDSKMAKYGVSTADAQAVIEMTIGGQAATKFYEEERMFDVMLRFEKEYRDTPEKMGNILIPTQDNKKVPLKEIATIDYHTGPSFIYREGNSRYIGVGFNIEGRDLGSTIQEAKAKVDKEVKLPKNHKMTWAGEFESKERAAKQLAMVVPISLVLILMLLYFNFGNVKDTLISSITLAFAFIGGFLSLWFTGTIFGISAGIGFIILFGVATIDGIVLIGVMRENLQNRMSLKESISEGVKSRIRPVVMIALMGSMGLLPAAMSNGMGSEIQKPLAIMIVGGLIICMLLSFTILPIVFHYAYRKKYKEAK comes from the coding sequence ATGCGAAAATTTGTACAGAATATAGTCTCTTTCTCTTTAAAAAATTCGCTGATTGTTCTTCTGGGAACTTTCCTTTTGTTGGCAGGAGGAATCTATTCCTATATGCATACTCCTATTGAGGCTTTTCCTGATGTTACCAACACAAGGGTAAGGGTGATTACCCAATGGCCGGGAAGAAGTGCTGAGGAGATAGAGAAGTTTGTCACACTACCCATTTCCAAGGAGATGAATGCCATCCCGAATAAAACATCGGTACGCTCTATTTCCTTATTCGGATTATCTGTGGTTACGGTAATTTTTGATGATCATGTGAATGATTTTTATGCCCAGCAATATGCTTCCAATAAACTAGGAAATGTAAATCTGCCGGGAGGAGCGGAATACAGTATAGAACCTCCGTCCGGAGCTACAGGTGAGATTTACCGGTATATTATTAAAAGCAAACTGCCGATAAAGGAAGTGACGGCCATTCAGGACTGGGTGGTTGAAAGAGAATTACTGGCAGTTCCCGGAGTTGCAGATGTAGTAAGCTTCGGTGGAGAAGAAAAAACATATGAAATAAAAATTAACCCTACAGAATTACACAATTACGACCTTTCCCCCCTGGATGTGTATGAAGCAGTTTCGAAGAGTAATATAAATGTAGGCGGAGATGTAGTAGCAAAAGGAGATCAGGCGTATGTAGTGCGGGGGATTGGTCTTTTAGAGAAAAAAGAGGATATTGAAAATATTCAGATTGAGGTAAAAGGTTCCACGCCAATTTTGGTGAAACATGTAGCAGAAGTTAAGGTTTCGGCAAAACCAAGGCTTGGGCAGGTAGGATACAATAAAGAGAACGATGTAGTAGAGGGAATTGTCATCATGCTTCGTGGTGAAAATCCAAGTGAGGTTATTGCCAGGCTTAAAGACAGAATAGAGCAACTGAACGGGGGAGAATTACCCGGAGATGTTCAGATTGTTCCGATCATTGACCGAACAGAGCTGGTGAACACAACCGTTCATACCGTTTCCAAAAACCTGATTGAAGGAGTTATTCTGGTTTCTATCATCGTCTTTATATTTCTGTACAACTGGAGAACAACCTTTATTGTTGCCTCCGTGATTCCATTGGCATTCCTTTTTGCAATTATTATGCTGAAAATACAGGGACTTCCGGCGAATTTAATTTCCATGGGTGCCCTTGACTTCGGTTTATTGCTGGAGGGAACACTCGTCATCGTTGAACATGTATTTGTTGCCCTCGAACTGAAAGCCAAAAAAATAGGACTTCGGAGATTTAATAAAATTTCAAAACTGGGAATTATCAAGAAAAGTGCAGGAAGTGTAGCCAGCTATATTTTCTTTGCCTTATTGATCCTGATTGTTGCCTTGATGCCGATTTTCTCATTCCAGAAAGTGGAGGGGAAAATGTTTTCACCATTGGCATTTACATTAGGATATGCGCTATTGGGATCATTGATCCTGAGTTTGACCTACGTTCCGGCAATGTGTAAGCTTTTATTAACAAAAAATATTGAAGAGAAAGAAAACTTTATTTCAAGATTCTTCAGAGTAAATATCTATAGAATCTATGAGTTCAGTGATCGTCATAAAAAGGGATTTGTTATAGGTTTCATTGCACTGTTAGCCCTTTGTGGATGGAGATTTTCAAACTATGGCTCAGAATTTTTACCTAAGCTGAACGAGGGAGCAATTTATGTACGAGCGACACTTCCCAATAGTGTCAATCTGGATGAATCTGTACGGTTGACCAAGGAGATGAAGGAAATTTTAATGAAGTATGATGAAGTAAAATTTGTCATGACCCAAACAGGGCGTCCCAACGATGGTACAGACCCTACAGGATTCTTTAATATTGAATTTAATATTCAGTTGAAACCTGAAAAAGAATGGAAGAAGAAAATATCCAAGGAAGAACTTCTTGAAGAGATGAGGGTTTCCCTTGAAAAATATCCGGGAATCAACTTTGGATTTAGCCAGCCGATTCAGGATAATGTAGAAGAATATGTAGCGGGGGTAAAAGCTCCGCTGGTGATTAAAATATTTGGAAATGATTTGTTTGAACTTGAAAGTTACGCCAATAAGGTAGCCAATTCCATCAGGACAGTTCCTGGAATCTCAGATGTGAATGTCTTTAAAAATATAGGACTTCCTGAATTGAGAATACAACTTCATGATTCTAAAATGGCAAAATATGGGGTTTCCACAGCAGACGCACAGGCAGTCATAGAAATGACAATTGGCGGACAGGCAGCCACCAAGTTTTATGAAGAAGAAAGAATGTTTGATGTGATGCTGAGATTTGAAAAAGAATACCGTGATACCCCGGAAAAGATGGGAAATATTTTAATTCCTACCCAGGATAACAAAAAAGTACCGTTGAAAGAAATTGCAACCATTGACTATCACACAGGGCCATCCTTTATTTACCGTGAAGGAAACAGCAGATACATCGGTGTTGGATTCAATATTGAGGGACGGGATCTTGGAAGTACAATTCAGGAAGCCAAGGCTAAAGTGGACAAAGAAGTGAAGCTTCCGAAGAATCATAAAATGACCTGGGCAGGGGAATTTGAAAGTAAAGAAAGAGCAGCAAAACAGTTGGCCATGGTAGTGCCTATCTCTTTAGTTCTTATTCTGATGCTGTTGTATTTCAACTTTGGAAATGTAAAGGATACGTTGATTTCTTCCATTACTCTGGCTTTCGCATTCATCGGTGGATTTTTATCTCTTTGGTTTACAGGAACCATCTTTGGGATTTCTGCGGGAATTGGGTTCATTATCCTTTTCGGAGTAGCTACCATAGACGGGATTGTACTGATAGGAGTGATGAGGGAGAATTTACAGAACAGAATGTCTCTTAAAGAATCAATTTCAGAGGGTGTTAAAAGTAGAATTCGTCCTGTGGTCATGATTGCACTGATGGGATCAATGGGACTTCTTCCGGCAGCAATGTCCAATGGAATGGGCTCTGAAATTCAAAAGCCTTTAGCCATTATGATTGTGGGCGGGTTGATCATCTGTATGCTGTTGTCATTTACCATATTACCGATAGTATTTCATTATGCCTATCGTAAAAAGTATAAGGAAGCAAAATAG
- a CDS encoding DUF5995 family protein, whose amino-acid sequence MKTIEQVLQKLDAIIIWSKENKSPVGYFACTYRIMTAQVLKGIQQKKFEDNPRMVMLDLAFAQRYLEAWDSYSKSKQFTNSWYLAFEASKNKDLLILQHIFLGMNAHINLDLGISAASIMPYRKINPLKKDFENINNVIASINQKVQDSLNKICYPVDLIDKLSNGKDNAILDFAISRARETSWATAVIASNTPNFLKESVINIVDYAAAKVATQIVNPKILTPALLKELKKCESGDVVKNIEILESTKTT is encoded by the coding sequence ATGAAAACCATTGAACAAGTTCTGCAAAAACTGGATGCCATTATTATCTGGAGTAAGGAAAACAAAAGTCCTGTGGGATATTTTGCCTGCACCTACCGCATCATGACAGCTCAGGTTCTGAAAGGAATCCAACAGAAGAAGTTTGAAGATAATCCCAGAATGGTAATGCTGGACCTCGCTTTTGCCCAGAGATATCTTGAAGCTTGGGACAGTTACAGCAAAAGTAAACAATTTACAAATTCATGGTATCTGGCGTTTGAAGCTTCCAAAAATAAAGACCTGTTGATATTGCAGCATATTTTTCTGGGTATGAATGCCCATATCAATCTGGACCTGGGAATTTCAGCAGCCTCCATTATGCCATATCGAAAAATCAATCCGTTAAAAAAGGATTTTGAAAACATTAATAATGTCATTGCCTCCATCAATCAGAAAGTTCAGGATTCCCTTAATAAGATATGCTATCCGGTAGATCTTATTGATAAGCTTTCCAATGGTAAGGATAACGCCATATTGGATTTTGCCATATCAAGGGCAAGAGAGACATCCTGGGCAACGGCAGTCATTGCATCAAACACACCTAATTTTCTAAAGGAATCGGTTATCAATATTGTAGATTATGCCGCTGCAAAAGTGGCTACACAGATTGTAAATCCAAAGATCCTCACTCCCGCTCTGCTCAAGGAACTAAAAAAATGTGAAAGTGGCGATGTGGTAAAAAACATTGAGATTCTGGAATCAACAAAGACGACATAA
- a CDS encoding Dps family protein, protein MKNASIIGLNEADCKKIAEKLNELLANYSVFYQNTRGSHWNIKGEQFFTLHPKFEELYNSLVLKIDEIAERILTLGSTPAHNYSDYLKIATIKESKEVTDGTKSVELILSSFKVVIDLQRELLDITDKAGDEGTNSQMSDYITEQEKEVWMYNSYLGK, encoded by the coding sequence ATGAAAAACGCTAGTATTATTGGGCTTAATGAAGCCGACTGTAAAAAAATCGCAGAAAAATTAAATGAACTTTTAGCCAACTATTCAGTATTTTATCAGAATACAAGAGGTTCTCACTGGAACATTAAAGGGGAGCAGTTCTTCACCCTTCACCCGAAGTTTGAAGAGTTGTACAACAGCCTTGTTTTAAAGATTGATGAAATTGCTGAAAGAATCCTGACTTTAGGATCTACTCCGGCACACAACTACTCAGATTATTTAAAAATTGCTACCATTAAAGAAAGTAAGGAAGTAACGGATGGTACTAAAAGTGTTGAGCTGATCCTAAGTTCATTCAAGGTGGTGATTGATCTTCAAAGAGAACTTTTAGACATTACTGACAAAGCTGGTGATGAAGGAACAAACTCCCAAATGAGCGACTATATCACAGAACAAGAAAAAGAGGTTTGGATGTACAATTCCTACCTAGGGAAATAA
- a CDS encoding YciI family protein codes for MKLKIYVIFTVLMATLSYAQEKKEKAKFNQELATSLGADQYGMKAYTIVMLTTGSAKIEDKAKMSTLMKGHMANIGKLADEGKIIVAGPFLEKNKENYRGMFIFNTKSKEEAEQWVKTDPAVQAGVFSYEIFPWYGSAALPLYLKHHEEISKENP; via the coding sequence ATGAAATTAAAAATTTATGTAATATTTACTGTCTTGATGGCCACTTTATCCTACGCTCAGGAAAAGAAAGAAAAGGCAAAATTCAATCAGGAACTTGCCACTTCTCTTGGTGCAGATCAATATGGAATGAAAGCCTACACCATCGTAATGCTGACTACCGGTTCTGCAAAAATTGAAGATAAAGCCAAGATGAGTACTCTGATGAAAGGTCATATGGCCAATATTGGTAAACTGGCTGATGAGGGCAAGATTATCGTAGCTGGTCCTTTTCTGGAAAAGAATAAGGAAAACTACCGTGGGATGTTTATTTTTAATACAAAATCTAAAGAAGAGGCTGAACAATGGGTGAAAACAGACCCTGCCGTTCAGGCCGGAGTCTTCAGCTATGAGATTTTCCCTTGGTATGGATCTGCAGCACTTCCATTATATCTAAAGCATCATGAGGAAATTTCTAAGGAAAATCCTTAA
- the rpsG gene encoding 30S ribosomal protein S7, whose translation MRKTKAKKRPLLPDPKFNDQLVTRFVNNLMLDGKKSIAFKIFYDALEIVETKKGETEKTALEIWKDALTNVMPHVEVRSRRVGGANFQIPMPIRADRKISMAMKWLISYSKKRNDKSMALKLANEVVAASREEGAAFKKKSDTHKMAEANKAFSHFKF comes from the coding sequence ATGAGAAAGACAAAAGCGAAAAAAAGACCGTTGTTACCAGATCCGAAGTTTAATGATCAATTGGTAACGAGATTCGTAAACAACTTAATGCTTGACGGTAAGAAGTCAATCGCATTCAAAATTTTCTATGATGCATTAGAGATCGTAGAAACTAAAAAAGGAGAAACTGAGAAAACAGCCCTTGAAATCTGGAAAGATGCATTAACTAACGTTATGCCTCACGTAGAAGTACGTTCTAGAAGAGTAGGTGGAGCTAACTTCCAGATTCCTATGCCAATCAGAGCTGATAGAAAAATTTCTATGGCAATGAAATGGTTAATTAGCTACTCTAAAAAGAGAAATGATAAGTCTATGGCTTTGAAATTAGCTAATGAAGTAGTAGCTGCTTCAAGAGAAGAAGGTGCTGCTTTCAAAAAGAAATCTGATACTCACAAAATGGCGGAAGCTAACAAAGCTTTCTCACACTTTAAATTCTAA
- the pncB gene encoding nicotinate phosphoribosyltransferase gives MNNVRLNSILDNDFYKITMQNAVVKLFPGSIVKYEFINRGKHHFPEGFDAALREAVNKMAELKLTKDEKKFMARTCPYIDLPYLDFLEGYHYDPSEVTIHQEGGDLSVTVEGLWYRTILWEVPLLALISELHYEMNHMERDSNEVVMSKTIEKADSLGRLGVTFAEFGTRRRHSYKVQNLVMEALMQKKGSTFIGSSNVHFAMKYGVKPIGTHAHEWFMFHAAEYGFKMANELALEHWVDVYRGDLGVALSDTYTTDVFFQQFDKKFAKLFDGVRHDSGDALEFADKTIAHYQKNGINPMFKYIIFSDALNLEKVEEITNYCRGKIGISFGIGTNLTNDVGLKPMNIVMKLIGVQAPNKEWIPTVKLSDEHGKYTGDPKMIELAKEFLRIKD, from the coding sequence ATGAACAACGTAAGACTGAACTCTATTCTAGATAACGATTTCTATAAAATAACCATGCAAAATGCAGTGGTCAAATTATTCCCAGGCTCTATTGTAAAATATGAATTCATCAACAGAGGGAAACATCACTTTCCGGAAGGCTTTGATGCTGCATTAAGAGAGGCTGTGAATAAAATGGCTGAACTCAAATTGACCAAAGACGAAAAGAAATTTATGGCAAGAACCTGTCCATATATTGATCTTCCGTATCTTGATTTCCTGGAAGGTTATCATTATGATCCGTCTGAGGTAACAATTCATCAGGAAGGCGGTGACTTGTCCGTTACCGTTGAGGGGCTTTGGTACAGAACCATCCTATGGGAAGTTCCTTTGCTGGCATTGATCAGTGAGCTTCATTATGAGATGAACCATATGGAAAGAGATTCCAATGAAGTCGTGATGAGCAAAACCATTGAAAAGGCAGATTCTCTGGGCAGGCTTGGAGTAACATTTGCAGAATTTGGAACCAGAAGAAGACATTCCTATAAAGTACAGAATCTGGTGATGGAAGCATTAATGCAGAAAAAGGGCTCTACCTTTATTGGAAGTTCAAACGTGCATTTTGCGATGAAATACGGGGTAAAACCTATCGGAACGCACGCTCACGAGTGGTTTATGTTCCATGCTGCTGAATATGGTTTCAAAATGGCCAATGAACTGGCTTTGGAACATTGGGTAGATGTTTACAGGGGTGATTTGGGAGTCGCCCTTTCAGATACCTATACTACAGATGTTTTCTTCCAGCAGTTTGACAAGAAATTTGCAAAGCTTTTTGATGGTGTACGTCATGATAGTGGTGATGCCTTGGAATTCGCAGATAAAACGATTGCCCATTATCAAAAGAACGGCATCAATCCAATGTTTAAGTATATTATTTTCTCTGATGCCCTGAATCTTGAAAAAGTAGAGGAAATCACCAATTACTGCAGAGGAAAAATAGGAATCTCTTTTGGAATCGGAACCAACCTTACCAATGATGTAGGATTAAAACCAATGAACATCGTTATGAAACTTATCGGAGTTCAGGCTCCCAATAAAGAATGGATTCCAACGGTAAAGCTTTCTGATGAACATGGAAAATATACCGGTGATCCAAAGATGATTGAATTGGCCAAAGAATTTTTAAGAATAAAGGATTAG
- the fusA gene encoding elongation factor G, translating to MSRDLKFTRNIGIAAHIDAGKTTTTERILFYTGVNHKIGEVHDGASTMDWMEQEAERGITITSAATTCSWNFPTDQGKPLADTKPYHFNIIDTPGHVDFTVEVNRSLRVLDGLVFLFSAVDGVEPQSETNWRLADNYKVARMGFVNKMDRQGADFLNVVNQVKDMLGSNAVPIVLPIGAEEDFKGVVDLIKNRAIIWDEAGQGATFEVVPIPEDMKDEVLEYREKLVEAVSEYDETLMEKFFEDPDSITEEEINAALRAATIDLSIIPMTCGSSFKNKGVQFMLDAVCKYLPSPLDKDDIKGTDPRTDAEITRKPSVDEPFSALAFKIATDPFVGRLAFFRAYSGRLDAGSYILNTRSGDKERISRIYQMHANKQNPVEYIEAGDIGAAVGFKSIKTGDTMCDEKNPIVLESMVFPDPVIGIAVEPKTKADQDKMGNALAKLAEEDPTFTVRTDEASGQTIISGMGELHLDIIVDRMRREFKVEVNQGQPQVEYKENLTRVANHREVYKKQSGGKGKFADIVFELGPADEGKIGLEFINEIKGGNVPREFVPAIEKGFKAAMKNGPLAGFEVEGIKVVLKDGSFHAVDSDALSFEMAAKLGFKEAGRAAKPVIMEPIMKLEVVTPEEYMGNIIGDLNKRRGTISGQEEKNGAVVIKGSVPLSEMFGYVTTLRTLSSGRATSSMELEKYQATPQNVAEDIIAKAKG from the coding sequence ATGAGTAGAGATCTTAAATTTACAAGAAACATTGGTATTGCAGCCCACATTGATGCGGGTAAAACTACCACTACAGAAAGAATCTTATTCTACACAGGAGTTAACCACAAAATTGGAGAAGTTCACGATGGTGCTTCTACAATGGACTGGATGGAGCAGGAAGCAGAAAGAGGTATTACTATTACTTCTGCTGCAACTACTTGTTCTTGGAACTTTCCAACAGACCAAGGAAAACCTCTTGCAGATACTAAGCCTTACCACTTCAACATCATTGATACACCGGGACACGTTGACTTCACTGTAGAAGTAAACAGATCTTTAAGAGTATTAGATGGATTGGTATTCTTATTCTCAGCAGTAGATGGAGTAGAGCCTCAGTCTGAAACAAACTGGAGACTTGCTGACAACTACAAAGTTGCTAGAATGGGATTTGTAAACAAAATGGACAGACAAGGTGCTGACTTCCTTAACGTGGTAAACCAGGTTAAAGACATGTTAGGATCTAATGCAGTTCCAATCGTTTTACCAATCGGTGCTGAAGAAGATTTCAAAGGTGTTGTAGACTTAATTAAAAACAGAGCGATCATCTGGGATGAAGCTGGACAAGGTGCTACTTTCGAGGTAGTTCCAATTCCTGAAGACATGAAAGATGAGGTTCTTGAATACAGAGAGAAATTAGTTGAAGCAGTTTCTGAGTATGATGAAACTTTGATGGAGAAATTCTTTGAAGATCCAGATTCAATTACAGAAGAAGAAATCAATGCTGCATTGAGAGCTGCTACAATTGATTTATCTATTATCCCAATGACTTGTGGTTCTTCGTTCAAGAACAAAGGAGTACAGTTTATGTTGGATGCAGTATGTAAATACTTGCCTTCTCCATTGGATAAAGATGATATCAAAGGTACTGACCCAAGAACAGACGCTGAAATTACAAGAAAGCCATCTGTAGATGAGCCTTTCTCTGCTCTAGCATTTAAGATTGCTACTGACCCATTCGTGGGAAGATTAGCATTCTTCAGAGCATACTCTGGAAGATTAGATGCTGGTTCTTATATCTTGAACACTCGTTCAGGAGATAAAGAAAGAATCTCTAGAATCTATCAGATGCACGCTAACAAGCAAAACCCAGTAGAATATATTGAAGCTGGTGATATTGGTGCAGCGGTAGGATTCAAATCTATCAAAACTGGTGATACAATGTGTGACGAGAAAAACCCAATCGTTCTTGAATCGATGGTTTTCCCTGATCCGGTAATTGGTATCGCTGTTGAGCCTAAAACTAAAGCTGACCAAGATAAAATGGGTAACGCTTTAGCTAAATTGGCTGAAGAAGATCCAACGTTTACTGTTAGAACTGACGAAGCTTCTGGACAAACGATTATCTCTGGTATGGGTGAGCTTCACTTAGATATCATTGTAGATCGTATGAGAAGAGAGTTCAAGGTTGAAGTAAACCAAGGACAACCTCAGGTAGAGTACAAAGAAAACTTAACAAGAGTTGCTAACCACAGAGAAGTTTACAAAAAGCAATCTGGAGGTAAAGGTAAATTTGCTGACATTGTATTTGAACTAGGACCTGCTGACGAAGGTAAAATTGGTTTAGAATTCATCAATGAGATCAAAGGTGGTAACGTTCCTAGAGAATTTGTTCCTGCAATTGAAAAAGGCTTTAAAGCTGCAATGAAGAACGGTCCTTTGGCTGGTTTCGAAGTTGAAGGTATTAAAGTTGTTCTTAAAGACGGATCTTTCCACGCGGTGGATTCTGATGCGCTTTCATTTGAAATGGCAGCTAAATTAGGATTTAAAGAAGCGGGACGTGCTGCTAAGCCAGTAATCATGGAGCCTATTATGAAACTGGAAGTTGTAACTCCGGAAGAATATATGGGTAACATCATTGGTGACCTTAACAAAAGAAGAGGTACAATCAGTGGTCAGGAAGAGAAAAATGGAGCTGTTGTAATCAAAGGTTCTGTTCCACTTTCTGAAATGTTTGGATATGTAACAACTCTAAGAACACTTTCATCAGGAAGAGCTACTTCTTCTATGGAATTAGAGAAGTACCAAGCTACTCCACAAAACGTTGCTGAAGACATCATCGCTAAAGCAAAAGGTTAA
- the rpsL gene encoding 30S ribosomal protein S12 — protein MPTIQQLVRKGRATLAKKSKSAALDSCPQRRGVCTRVYTTTPKKPNSALRKVARVRLSNGKEVNAYIPGEGHNLQEHSIVLVRGGRVKDLPGVRYHIVRGALDTAGVNGRTQRRSKYGAKRPKPGQAAAAPAKGKKK, from the coding sequence ATGCCTACTATTCAACAATTAGTAAGAAAAGGAAGAGCCACGCTTGCCAAGAAGAGCAAATCGGCTGCCCTAGATTCTTGTCCACAAAGACGTGGTGTATGTACGAGAGTATATACTACTACACCTAAGAAACCTAACTCTGCACTTAGAAAAGTTGCAAGGGTAAGACTTTCTAACGGTAAAGAAGTTAACGCCTATATCCCGGGCGAAGGACACAATCTTCAGGAGCACTCGATAGTATTGGTTAGAGGCGGAAGGGTGAAAGACCTACCGGGAGTACGTTACCACATCGTAAGAGGTGCATTAGACACCGCTGGTGTAAATGGAAGAACTCAGAGAAGATCTAAGTACGGAGCTAAGAGACCTAAACCAGGACAAGCAGCTGCTGCTCCTGCAAAAGGAAAGAAAAAATAA
- the rpsJ gene encoding 30S ribosomal protein S10, which yields MSQRIRIKLKSYDYNLVDKSAEKIVKTVKATGAVVNGPIPLPTNKRIFTVLRSPHVNKKAREQFQLSAHKRLMDIYSSSSKTVDALMKLELPSGVDVEIKV from the coding sequence ATGTCACAAAGAATCAGAATAAAACTAAAATCTTACGATTACAACTTGGTAGACAAGTCTGCTGAGAAAATCGTAAAAACGGTAAAGGCTACTGGTGCTGTTGTAAACGGTCCAATTCCATTGCCAACGAATAAGAGAATCTTCACAGTGTTGAGATCTCCGCACGTAAACAAAAAAGCAAGAGAGCAGTTCCAATTATCAGCTCACAAGAGACTAATGGATATCTACTCTTCTTCTTCTAAAACTGTTGATGCTCTAATGAAATTAGAACTTCCTTCAGGTGTAGACGTTGAAATTAAAGTGTGA